Part of the Leptodactylus fuscus isolate aLepFus1 chromosome 6, aLepFus1.hap2, whole genome shotgun sequence genome, GAAGCTGACTCTAGGAGGAGAGTGTggattatagaggagcagatgcaCGTCCTTAAGGTCAGTAAGAAATGTGATAAACTTAGAGTGAATTAGATATGGGTAAATATTCACTGACTCTGCAtgtttatgaaaaaaaatcaggTGGACACTGGACAAGAGCCCTGAGGGGTCAACTACCCAACTCTCTTCCAATTACACCGCAGCCAAATTAGCCTTAGAAACCATCACTAATCAAGAAATTACACCTTGCATCAGCTCCACATAGCAAATTCACTCCATGTCACTGAATAAAGCTTGGCCAAGCATCTGCTCTGAATAAGGACTAGGGAGTAAGTCGCTGCCAGACATCTCTGGTGGTGGTTTATTTACCCTGAGATATCAGGGGGACGTCAGGAGTCCCTTTTATTAGATGGTTGGTCAGTCAGTCTCAACCACATAATTGGGTTCTGCCACCATGAATCTAATAGGTACGGCTAGCTTTACACCTCCTGCTGTCCCTCTACTAGGGCTCCATCCACGAACCAGTAAATTCAGGATGAGAAAAGCGTCACTAAAACAGGACAGTGCTGCAAAACTGGGGCTAGATGGTGATGGGGTTGGTACAATAAccatatatgatatatgatataaaataaaCCGTATTATTTCCATCAGTAACAATCTGTGACTGTAATCTAGGTTTGGGTGCCTAGTCACCAATATTTTAAGCCCTATCATTTATGGTAGATTAAAAAGAATCGtttatcacctccaccaactcaatCTCTTTtcatctcttaaaggggttgtccagtccacTGTAGTGGCGGTCCCAGAGAACTGTAGTGACACTCTTATTACTTATATAAGAGCAGTGGTGCATGCACCGCCCGTCCATTAGTACCTTCTGGCACCCAGAGGCTGCTAGCATAGATGATCTGTGCAAGGTCCAGATGCCAGACCCCAACaaatctcatactgatgacctatacagtGGATAGCcgcccaccactcctgagcaatcagtgcagatagttttggtgcctgatatgctaactagactctaaCAAACGTcatgtgggtggtgtcaggcaggatcaggcaagggggtgtgactcagagctcttaCACTGTCTGCCTCAGATTGGAGCTCTGGATCATGCCACCTTCATGATCCTACTTAACACCATCTATGTGACATTAGAGTCTAGTTAGTTaagcaggtaccaaaactaactacactgattgctcaggaatggtaggggctagagaaaaaaatccaactctgCTGAAGTCAGTGAAGGGGCATCTAGTTGGTGAAGGGTTTTCATTAAGTTACCAAAACAAGGAAAGATAACAGACAGATTGTTAAAGCTGGAATGTACTGTAGGTACTGACCTAATGTAGAATTACAAATCTAAGAGCAAAAACAATCTGTCTCGTGGCAATACAATAAAACCGTAAAGTCTTCTCACTCAGCAGCTTTTCCTATTGTGACATTACTAGTTTTCTTCTTTAAATGCCAGCTAAAGTCTGTTTCCCCCACAGGACTGCCCCAAGCGAAGAGCAGTGATCTTGAAGTTCTGCCTTGAGGGAGTAAAGATGTACGATGCAGAAGGAGAGGTAAGGAAGGTCATTATGTGATAGATATATTCCCTATCACAGGGAGTATGTGTGACTGCTGCTCCACTGAAGAACATGCACAGAACTTCTTTACTTGTTGTTATTATGAGATATTTATCACCTAAGTGTTGATTGTGTAGAAAACTCCCTTATGTATTAGACTACCTGAGTCCTAGGTAGTGTTTCCCCCACACACTTAGTGGGTATGACTTCTGCTCGGCTTTCTCAAGGGCTTACCTAGTAACAATATAGGTGACATTTCTTATCATCTTACAATATGCAGACGCTGCTCATGGCCCACGCTCTTCGGAGGATCCAATACACCACGTGCAGGCTGGAGGACAATCAGTTTGCCTTTGTGTCACGTAACCCAAATAGCCCTCAAAATCACCTGTTCTGCCACCTGTTTGTATGCAGCCAACCCAGTGAGGTAATACAAAGGCAGATCTCTAATCTGGAATTTTATTTAGTTAACTGATACAAATTGTCATTTTCCTTGTTGTGTAATGTAGCACACTACTACTAACCTAGTACAATAATTCTCTGTCTCTCCTCTACAAAGGCTCAAGTGCTGAACCTGCTGCTATGCCGCTCCTTCCAGCTCCAGTATCTGGCAATGCACCCTGAAGTTGGTGACCAGAAAGCTTCAGCATGCAATTCTGTCAAGGAGGTTGTGAGGGAGCCCCTTGACCCTGAAGAGGTGTCTCTGAATGTGAATGCTTTAGTGTCCTTTAGAAGACTTCcagtgactggagaggtgacgaATGGCTGCAACCAAGTAAGACTCTAGAGATGCTGCAAAATGTCATCTGGACTCACTGAAAGTAAAAAATATACACATCTATCTTCATGTCAACTGTGCCCAGGGCTGGGTTAGGCACACAGGCCCATGTGTATTCCTAAAAGAAGTGTCAGATCCTCTACTCTAATCTCTCACCAGCCATCTATATAACAGAGTCTACATCCATCACTAACAGTCCGTATATATAAGAGAGTCTACAACCATCTCTCTAAACCCTTGTATAGAATAGAGTCTAATTCCTGTCAATCACAACCCTTATGTATAGTAGAGTCTTCTCCTATCTCGCTGTCCTTCTATATAACAGAGTCTACACAATTGATTCTGCTGCCTATATAATTAGGTCTACTTCCATCTCTTACCATCCATCCATACGACTAAATGTATTCCCACCTTTAGCCCATGTCTTTATAGCCAAGTCGACTCCCAATATAGCTAaataaggttttttttatgtagatggtgagccccatatagggatcacaatgtacatttttttttcctatcagtatgtctttgtagaatgggggcgaatccatgcaaacacgggggaaAATAACAACTTCTTGCAgacgttgttcctggcaggattcgaacccaggactccagcgctgcaaggttgcagtgctaaccactgagccaccatattgcccctgATATCTAAATAAGTTTTGAAGTTGTTCCAGTTAATATTTTTTATGGCATAGCTaggcttaaaataacaaatacttcatacttacctgtccgttCAGCCGGGAATCCAGCGGAGAGTCTCCATTTAGGTCCCTGGTCGCCATGACCTTTGACCTGAATGAGCTACATGAGCGCTCACCCACAGATCAACTGATGCGCTTGTGTACAGGCAGAAGACCAAGGACCCAAACAGAGATTTCCTGCTTTATTCCCAGACAAACAAACAGGTGAGTATATAGCATTTGGCATTATAAGCCTCACTATGCCCTAACAAAAATAAGTGGAACACTACTTTaagcccccctccccttccccacagTTATGGAGGCACAGGGTTTGAGCAAAGTATACTACAATTCACCCCGATAAGGATAAGTTCAGGGAAACTGCGGAGATGGCAGACACTTTACACAGTTCTATCTCCGAGATCATGTCTGTATCCCACCTAGATTTTGAGATActactgtttaaagggattctaccattaaactacttttttttctaattaccacgtcggaaaagctgcccagagctctttcctgcacggCCCCCtacttctgcagcaactccgcctcttctggcttctcttgctcttgtagttcgatacaggagcatagagaactACAAGatcaagagaagccagaagaggcggagttgctgcagaagaaggaggtggcgcaggaaagagctctcgggcagcaatggggatgcgctcatcggcctttcagcgctggggcccgccctcattgctgcgtagagctcatttgcatactggttaaaaccggtatttctacggaacggaacggcggagaccacgtctaaaggtaggagacgaatagcctttgttaaggctattccgacgtggtaattagaaaaaaaaagtagtttaatggtagaatccctttaaggtggagTTGCAAATACTCGCAACTTTCACTTTGACTATTGTGCAGAACAGGAGCAGCTGATGGTCTGAAGACGGAAGACaaaattatttcatttttctcctATCACATGAGCCTTAGGGAGGGTATACTAGggacttttgttcatgatatcacACACCCCCCCTCCTTTATCAATCACTTGCCACTTAACATCTTTTATGTTGTGGTCATTGCTGACGACAGCATATCAgacattttacagaaaaaaagtaaaaacagacTTTTTTCCCCTTGTTAATGAAAAAAACGGCAACACAAAATAGGTATCACCACATCTGTAGCAACCCCTAACATAATGTTAGTATGTTATTTATTCCTCATGATAAACgccataaaccttaaaattcaggtgccagaattgattttttctgatcatctcacctctcaataacaaaaagtaataaaaactgatcataaagtcttatggacccacaaaatacaagatcTCCTATAGATAAATTGAGGTCATTCTTCATATTGACATGGACTAAGTATGTAGAGGGGGCTCAGCTATTTCTTATCATAATCTCTCAAATTCTGTTTCCAAATTCTGTAAGGCATCTATCCATCTGCTACATTTTAGCCTGATCACAAGACATGGGAAAGTAGAGTCATTTTAGCATCAGAGTGATTGTTTATTTCATGGCAATTCATTTGATAAATTTTCCCCTTTATATAAACAGTAAGTTTTCTTCCTCAGAGTGAACCTACAAGAAGCTCATCATTGGAGTCTCCTTATTGCTCCCCAACTTTGGTCCGTAAGAAGGCGATTCGCAGCAAAGTCCTTCGTTCTGGGGCCTATCGCTGCCCGAAGAATGAGCCTCATGACCAGGAGAGCAGAACACAAGGTAGGGACTTGCAGAAGGACCTTTATACCGTAATAAAATAATATCCTACAGTATCCTAAAATCCCCTGCATAAAATATCTCATAAAAAGGGAACGAAACTCAAATTCCAGAATAATACTGAATTACAAGGAATGTAGGTTATGTGACATTGAATGGTTAAGACGTACACACCAACACTGCTATGGCTGGAAAGCTCAGCCTAGTGTGCACGTGTTCTTAATGGGCTAAAGGgagtaaggctaaagccccaccttGCAAAATGTAGCGGTTTTTTCCCCTGTTCTTTTTGCTGTGTTAccctacatagggccttagcctacaagTCACTGCCAGGCATCTCTAATAGGACTGAGTGTTGAAATTAAACATGCTTGAATCTTCTCTCCCAAGCTCATCTCTAGACAATTGTGGGGCTCCCATACTTATCGTAGCTCGTAACGCCAACATTTGTAAGGTTGTGTTAtggggcattaaaggggttgtttgaggATATAAAACTTTTTACATTGCATTCAAGGCACTGAGTAAACATGCTAACTGTATACAAGAGGGTCCCCACGTTGCCCTgattagggtttgttcacacgaggcaagagggcgcagattttgatgccgaatccacctcataatccgcctcctcacaatagaggtctaggtAGACCACTAACGTTCTTTTTTGCGCTAGCGATGTGTTCCCgcgcctgccctttcttcaggcaaatACCGCGGATGATCAAGCCACAGCTCCCACCTCGTGACAGCACCCaaccagactaggcccattcccagccaaaatacgcggtcactagccccgtgtgaactagcccatagatTTGCAGAGCACAGccgggaggtcacatgactgacaccGCTGTACACTATGGACCTACAGCTGgagatgatgatgtcatagacagccAAAGCGGCAGCAGGGAAGGCTGAGCACAAGCTTTCCTGAACTGTCTTGACCAATCCCTAATTTATGACAAGTAGTCATAGAAGTGATCATGACAGGGAACCTATACACCATTACCCCAGTCGATCTATGGAGCTAGTCACATGTTCGACCATACGAGCTGCATGGCAAAaaatactatatgtcctatatTTACCCTTTTTTCAGGTCACGGGACAGACTGAAGCCTATGCAGGATCTGTATAAGTTCATGCCACGCGGATGTAAATCGGCCTTCAAAAACGCGCCGTTTCATCACGACTAATTTACATCAACATGCGATTACATTATTTTAGTGTGAATATAACCTTAGGGGGCATGCTCACGTAGCAGCAGCCACCAATTATTGTATGTTTATACAGATAATGATGCAATCTTTGGTGGCTGAAACCCCGCACTGTGAGTATGCCCGCTTAGACCAGCTACATCATGATAGTAATGGAGAGTAGCAGTCATGATCTCCATTTTATTTTCTAGGCAGATCTGGGTGTGTTGTGACTGAGATCTCAGGAAAGCTGGAGGATTTGCTGGATGCTGTGCGGCGCTGTGCTGGAGTCAACAGGTGCAGAATGGATTACAGAGTAATTCTAATAGTGTTCGggggtattcacacagtgcagttctgTCATGTTGCAAAAACAACACAGCAAAACCCACCTGCACTTTTACCTTGATTTTCAATGATATtaaggctaagggtgcattcagactacgtaacgccgggcgtgtatgagagccgtacacgccggcattacggcagactgccgaacacttcccattcacttcaatgggagcgctcgtaaacgccgctgttacgagcgctcccattgaagtgaatgggaagtgttcggcagtctgccgtaatgccggcgtgtacggctctcatacacgcccggcgttacgtagtctgaatgcaccctaaggctgtattcacacagagtaacgcaaggcgttttttgtgtgtttttttgcacatagcgccacgttaacgccgcgtagcgccgcgttaacaccggtcaacgccaccgcaaaatagcgcggcgttaacgcagcgtaTACACGGCATTACGcgacgctatgtgcaaaaagcacacaaaaaacgcctggcgttactctgtgtgaatacagcctaaggctgagttcagacgggtttttttggtccaaaatttgacgtggaggccgcctcagattccagaccaaaaaaacgggtagccgcgactagaTACGAgtgcagtgcaacggcatccagtcgcagcactccgctctggattaggcccaaataaatgggcctagtcggggaaggaatgtcttcaggcggacgtcagCGACTGaatgagctgcggaa contains:
- the SH2D5 gene encoding SH2 domain-containing protein 5, yielding MKKSCQDATPVGTCQTTRVITKFTEYVGSFAVKEADSRRRVWIIEEQMHVLKDCPKRRAVILKFCLEGVKMYDAEGETLLMAHALRRIQYTTCRLEDNQFAFVSRNPNSPQNHLFCHLFVCSQPSEAQVLNLLLCRSFQLQYLAMHPEVGDQKASACNSVKEVVREPLDPEEVSLNVNALVSFRRLPVTGEVTNGCNQSEPTRSSSLESPYCSPTLVRKKAIRSKVLRSGAYRCPKNEPHDQESRTQGRSGCVVTEISGKLEDLLDAVRRCAGVNRDTSMNLLKNDRIGAFVLHPDLECQGQFTLYLSTKCGVIPYKIYTTPQAKYYVEHLPQEFPSLTELVAYHSGTDSSLFFQLAHGRVNPCYDAQDVTTSQPSPLTEDIAIKECKLKESVETEEQPTNTDIATEQKQTVYHI